One Halichoerus grypus chromosome 1, mHalGry1.hap1.1, whole genome shotgun sequence genomic region harbors:
- the ICAM3 gene encoding intercellular adhesion molecule 3, whose protein sequence is MVPSGLLPGVCGTSPIALLLICCLLPPGARGQQFPLRLEVQSPVVPAGGSLLVNCSTDCPNPKLIALETSLSKEPVGSGLGWAGFQLSSVTSDSQVLCSSFCNGDQMISSSNITVYRFPERVELLPLPRWQPVGENLTLRCQVAGGAPRDSLFVVLLRGEEELSRHPASGEPAEVEVTVPVLAGRDDHLANFSCRTDLDLRPRGLRLFQNISAPRQLRTFALPMTTPHLVVPRFLEVGTTWSVNCTLDGLFPASEVQVQLALGNQTLNSTVESHGNTITATATATASVEQEGTQEIVCNMTLGSDSREARENLTIYSFQGPILNLSEPSAPEGTAVIVTCLAGPRVQVTLEGLPAAAPGQPAQFQLNATERDDRRIFFCNASLEMDGKVLHRNSSVQLRVLYGPKIDQAKCPQRLTWKDKTLNVLQCQARGNPDPQLHCFQESSGLEVPIGIPFLVRLNYSGTYSCKAASSRGTHTMIVVMNVRDRNSRAVTIVLGVLVVLGLVTIVAALLFVFSVQKRSDIYHVNQASTWLPLTSKQPEVATGEDPS, encoded by the exons ATGGTGCCCTCGGGGCTCCTGCCCGGGGTCTGCGGAACTTCACCCATCGCCCTGCTTCTGATCTGCTGTCTGCTGCCCCCAG GTGCCCGGGGACAGCAGTTCCCGCTGAGGCTGGAGGTCCAGAGCCCCGTGGTGCCTGCCGGAGGGTCCTTGTTGGTAAACTGCAGTACGGATTGTCCCAATCCTAAACTCATCGCCCTAGAGACATCCCTATCCAAGGAGCCAGTGGGCAGTGGCCTGGGCTGGGcaggcttccagctcagcagTGTGACTAGTGACAGCCAGGTCCTCTGCTCCAGCTTCTGCAATGGCGACCAGATGATATCCTCCTCTAACATCACAGTATACC GGTTCCCGGAGCGAGTGGAGCTGTTACCCCTACCCCGCTGGCAGCCCGTGGGCGAGAACCTCACTCTGCGCTGCCAGGTGGCCGGCGGGGCGCCCCGGGACAGCCTCTTCGTGGTGCTGCTCCgcggggaggaggagctgagcCGGCACCCGGCCTCTGGGGAGCCCGCCGAGGTCGAGGTCACGGTCCCGGTGCTGGCGGGCAGAGACGACCACCTCGCCAATTTCTCCTGTCGCACGGACCTGGACCTGAGGCCCCGAGGGCTGAGACTGTTCCAGAACATCTCAGCCCCCAGGCAGCTCCGAACTTTTG caCTGCCCATGACCACTCCACACCTCGTTGTCCCTCGGTTCTTGGAGGTGGGAACGACTTGGTCCGTGAACTGCACCCTGGACGGGCTGTTCCCGGCCTCCGAGGTCCAGGTCCAACTGGCGCTGGGGAACCAGACTCTGAATTCTACAGTCGAGAGCCACGGGAACACGATCACGGCCACAGCCACAGCCACAGCGAGCGTGGAGCAGGAGGGCACCCAGGAGATTGTCTGCAACATGACATTGGGGAGCGACAGCAGGGAGGCCCGGGAGAACTTGACCATCTACA GCTTCCAGGGGCCCATCCTAAACCTGAGTGAGCCCAGCGCCCCCGAGGGAACCGCAGTGATTGTGACTTGCTTGGCCGGACCCCGAGTCCAGGTCACGCTGGAGGGACTTCCAGCTGCGGCCCCTGGACAGCCTGCCCAGTTTCAGCTAAACGCCACCGAGAGGGACGACAGGCGCATTTTCTTCTGCAATGCCAGCCTCGAGATGGATGGGAAGGTCTTACACAGAAACAGCAGCGTCCAGTTGCGTGTCCTGT ACGGTCCCAAGATTGACCAAGCCAAATGTCCTCAGCGCTTGACGTGGAAAGATAAGACTCTCAATGTCCTGCAGTGCCAGGCTCGGGGCAACCCGGACCCCCAGCTGCACTGTTTCCAGGAAAGCTCCGGGCTCGAGGTGCCCATCGGGATCCCATTCCTCGTCAGGTTAAACTATAGTGGTACCTATTCCTGCAAGGCGGCCAGCTCACGAGGCACACACACTATGATTGTGGTGATGAACGTTCGGG ATCGGAACTCCCGCGCCGTCACCATCGTCCTGGGGGTGTTAGTGGTCCTGGGCCTGGTGACTATCGTCGCGGCCTTACTGTTTGTCTTCAGCGTGCAGAAGCGGAGTGACATCTACCATGTGAACCAGGCGAGCACTTGGTTGCCCCTGACATCTAAGCAGCCCGAGGTGGCTACGGGGGAGGATCCATCCTGA